The Prochlorococcus marinus str. MIT 1214 sequence AAGGCAATCTAGTTTATATTTTTAATGGTTTGTAAGCTCGAGTAGTAATTAAAAAAGGATGGAAAACCTCTAGATAGTTTAATTGTAATGTAGTAAAGAAATTCTCAATCAGATCAGGGTCATCGAAATGAAAGGGAAATTCACCATTGTTTCCTTTATAGAAATACCAATTCATTAGAGCTATTCCTTTAGGAGAAAGTTTTTCCAAAAATATCTTTAATTGTTTTGCTGGATCTGGAAGATGTTCAAGGACATCCAAGCAAACAAGAGAATCAAAAATCACATCAGATGTGCTTTCTAAGTCTCTAAAAACTGAAATCTTATTTTCGATACCCAATTCCTTAGACCGATGTTCTACAAAACCACGATTTTGAGGATTAAGGTCCACAAACCAAACATGTTCAACATTTGGCAAAAATGAGGCTGCCAGAGCATGAGTGCCTATACCTCCACCAAAATCTAAAACTTTTCCAGAAGCAAATCTTTGTTGTAAACGAAGCGTATCAGCTATGTAATTAGAGCTATTTAAATGCCAAGATGCTAGATCTATTAAATGAGCATCTCCAACTTTTTCTTCGTAAAAATCGCCTGCATTCTTCTCTACAAAGGCACCTGGATGTAGAGCGGCCAATTCATCAACACCATTAAGTAACCTTTGATCTAATTCATCATTATTAATTTGAAGAAAATCAATAAGGTGTTTTTTTAAATTAAAGCCATCTTTAATGAAGCTGGAAATACTTAGATCTAAATTGGTCATATTATTTGGCGCACTGAACACACTGAGTTATAACTTTAAATGTTCAAGGTTACTTGAACAATCTTTCCATGTGAGCCTCAACTCACAATATTAATTTTGGAAAAACCTTTTGGATTTGTTGTCATTGATAAGCCTGCTGGGCTAACTTCTCATGATTGCGTCAATAGACTTCGAAAAGTATTTGGTATCAAAAAAATTGGACATACTGGAACTCTAGATCCCGCAGTTACAGGGGTACTTCCAATAGCGATAGGTAATGCGACAAGATTAATCTCTTATTTAGAAGGTTCTAAATCTTATACAGGAATCATTCAATTAGGTAAAACTACAAATACTGATGATTTTCAAGGAGAAATAATAAAATCAAGCATTTGGCCATTAATTAGCGAAAATGATATAAATTCTCTCCTAGAAAATTTCAGAGGTGAGATATTACAAAAACCTCCCAATTTTTCTAGTGTTCACATTAATGGAGAAAGAGCTTACAAGAAGGCAAGAAAAGGAGAAAAATTTGATTTAGTTCCTAAAAAAGTTACGATAAATAAATTAAATTTAATAAGCTGGACTCAAAACAAAGGTGAATTATTAATCGAAGTCGACTGTTCAACAGGAACATACATTAGATCTTTAGCTAGAGACATTGGAGAAAAAATTGGATGCGGTGGGTATTTAAAAAAATTACGACGTACAAAAGC is a genomic window containing:
- a CDS encoding class I SAM-dependent methyltransferase, whose translation is MTNLDLSISSFIKDGFNLKKHLIDFLQINNDELDQRLLNGVDELAALHPGAFVEKNAGDFYEEKVGDAHLIDLASWHLNSSNYIADTLRLQQRFASGKVLDFGGGIGTHALAASFLPNVEHVWFVDLNPQNRGFVEHRSKELGIENKISVFRDLESTSDVIFDSLVCLDVLEHLPDPAKQLKIFLEKLSPKGIALMNWYFYKGNNGEFPFHFDDPDLIENFFTTLQLNYLEVFHPFLITTRAYKPLKI
- the truB gene encoding tRNA pseudouridine(55) synthase TruB, with the protein product MEKPFGFVVIDKPAGLTSHDCVNRLRKVFGIKKIGHTGTLDPAVTGVLPIAIGNATRLISYLEGSKSYTGIIQLGKTTNTDDFQGEIIKSSIWPLISENDINSLLENFRGEILQKPPNFSSVHINGERAYKKARKGEKFDLVPKKVTINKLNLISWTQNKGELLIEVDCSTGTYIRSLARDIGEKIGCGGYLKKLRRTKAYNFKENHSVLLPEKSEFYLEKNKPKILNPNMFFKHLSSFELISEEEIISWRSGRKISFQNNIKRLKIAKNNENEDSIINTKNILVLDEHNKILGIADSDKSFEIKPKVVFNAIG